From the Gemmatimonadota bacterium genome, one window contains:
- a CDS encoding phytanoyl-CoA dioxygenase family protein, whose amino-acid sequence MTDEERYLFDLQGYLVLRGVLTQEEVDELNEVSDRVYPRDYSDGNDSKGRRGIRNVRYVSRWDPACQRLLDHPRIVPVLAEFLGPKFRIDHDYAMFMNAGSDSGNLHGLPELGTHRYFHYLDGQVRTGLTVVTFMLAPAGAGDGGFVCIPGSHKGNFPQNLPEDVRTLKRVPPYVVQPEVDAGDAVIFTEALTHGTKDWRGAHERRAFLYKYNPGHMANHQVSYDPANYFDPTPQQRRIMGAPAVGSRPNVIAPDST is encoded by the coding sequence ATGACTGACGAAGAGAGATACCTGTTCGATTTGCAGGGCTATCTGGTGCTCCGCGGCGTGCTGACGCAGGAGGAGGTAGATGAACTGAACGAGGTTTCGGATCGGGTGTATCCCAGGGATTACTCGGATGGCAACGATTCCAAGGGGCGCCGCGGTATTCGCAATGTCCGCTATGTCTCCCGGTGGGATCCTGCCTGCCAGCGGCTGCTCGATCACCCGAGAATTGTGCCGGTTCTGGCGGAGTTTCTCGGTCCCAAATTCCGCATTGACCACGATTATGCCATGTTTATGAACGCTGGTAGCGACAGCGGGAATCTACACGGTCTGCCGGAACTGGGGACACATCGATATTTTCACTATCTGGATGGGCAGGTGCGGACGGGTCTAACTGTCGTGACTTTTATGCTGGCTCCAGCCGGGGCAGGAGATGGCGGGTTTGTCTGTATTCCGGGTAGCCACAAGGGCAATTTTCCTCAGAATTTGCCAGAGGATGTGCGTACGCTGAAGAGGGTGCCGCCCTATGTGGTACAGCCCGAGGTGGATGCAGGCGATGCGGTCATTTTTACCGAGGCTTTGACCCACGGAACTAAGGATTGGCGCGGTGCCCACGAACGGCGTGCTTTTCTCTACAAGTACAATCCGGGACACATGGCCAACCATCAGGTGTCCTACGATCCGGCGAACTATTTCGATCCTACGCCACAGCAGCGACGGATTATGG
- a CDS encoding NAD(P)-dependent oxidoreductase → MAERKKLLITGAAGKIGAALRKHLRNRYDFRLMFHSQIPDDVDEKDEVVVSDISNFEAMVEAAAGVDAIAHLALFRTWQGMPNAQRAQVTFDVDMKGTYNIYEAARINRVPTVVYASTNHVTGMNEKEGIRSVPDKPVRPDGIYGAGKAFGEALGRFYADQYGIRVFCLRIANFNGLDEPGRDYEPGQSRWFSPRDIAQMTWRCIEAEDLKFEIFYGVSRGGEEKWDLSNARELIGFEPEDDGSLPEHRAKYK, encoded by the coding sequence ATGGCGGAACGCAAGAAGTTGTTGATTACGGGGGCAGCGGGCAAGATTGGAGCGGCACTGCGAAAGCATTTGCGGAACCGGTACGATTTTCGGTTGATGTTTCACTCTCAGATTCCAGACGATGTGGATGAGAAGGACGAGGTGGTGGTTTCGGATATTTCCAATTTTGAGGCGATGGTGGAGGCCGCCGCCGGGGTGGATGCAATTGCCCATCTGGCTCTTTTTAGAACCTGGCAGGGGATGCCGAATGCACAGAGGGCACAGGTGACGTTTGATGTGGATATGAAGGGGACGTACAATATCTACGAGGCAGCGCGGATTAATCGGGTGCCAACGGTGGTCTATGCGAGTACGAATCATGTGACTGGTATGAATGAGAAGGAGGGCATTCGTTCGGTGCCGGACAAACCCGTGCGTCCGGACGGGATCTATGGCGCTGGCAAGGCGTTTGGAGAGGCTCTGGGACGGTTTTACGCCGATCAGTACGGGATCCGGGTGTTCTGTTTGCGGATTGCCAATTTCAACGGGCTGGATGAACCAGGGCGGGATTATGAGCCGGGGCAGTCCCGCTGGTTCAGCCCTCGGGATATCGCTCAGATGACCTGGCGGTGTATTGAGGCAGAGGATTTGAAGTTTGAGATTTTCTACGGGGTGTCTCGGGGTGGTGAGGAGAAGTGGGATTTGTCCAATGCGCGGGAGTTGATAGGGTTCGAGCCGGAGGACGATGGTTCTCTGCCGGAACACCGGGCGAAGTATAAATGA